tttatttatttgacagagagagagagagagagccagagagcacaagtggagggaatggcagagggagagggagaagcaggctccgcactgagcagggagcccgatgtgggactcgatcccaggaccctgggatcccaaGCCAatctgagccgaagacagacactcaaccatctgagccacccaggtgtcgccctgagaatacattttttaaaagagctgtattgaggggcacctgggtggctcagtcagttaagccaccaactcttggttttggctcagatcatgatctcagggtcctgggatcgagccctgtgtcaggctccatgctcagtggggtctgcttgaggatttctctccctctccatctgccccttatCCCTCTTGCACACTCCCTGTCTAAACCAATCAATCAACcaattgatcttttttttaaaaaagttgtactgagatataattgacataaaattagTCACACCTATTTCATAATGTACACCTGTGAAACCGTGTACACCTGTGAAACCACCACCGTAACCAAGAACGTATCCATCGCCCCCAAAAGTTTTCTTTATACCCCTTTGAGGTTGTTCCCTCTGACCCCTTTTCACTACCTCGTCCAtttcccaggcaaccactgatctgctacTTGTCACTATAGATGAGTTTACAGTTCTTAGAACTTTATGTCAATAGAATCTTTATGTAATagaactggcttctttcactcagcataatccttttgatattcatccatgttatatGTGTcaacagtttatttctttttattgctgagatgcaccacaatttatccattcacctgctgatggacatttgggttgttaaCAGTctttgactattacaaataaaattgctAGGAGCCTTTGTGTGCAAGTATGGACacatactttcatttcttttaggtaaatATGTAACTGCGGAATGGCTGGGATAATATAATACATGTTTAACTTCTTAAGAAACCACCAAGCTGCTTTCCAacatggctgtaccattttacgttTCCACTAGCAGTGTATGGGGGTTCTGCtgcctccacatcctcatcaacgcTTGTTGCTGTCGGTCCTTCAGTTTAGCCTTCTTACTGTGTCTGCGAtagtatctccttgtggttttgatttaatttCCTGGATGACTGATGATgtgctgagcatcttttcttgtgtgaGTCTGCCTTCCATAAGTTCTCTTCGGCGAATTGTCTGTTCAAACCTTTTGCTCTCCCACCCTTTCAAAAATtgaagtttgttttcttattaatgaGTTTTTAGAATTCCTTACATGTTCCAGATACAAATCCTTTAACAGCTGTATGATTTGcaggtattttcttttaatctgtggctttccttttttaaattattattatcttaatgGTGTCATCTGaagagaagtttttattttaataaagtccaatttatcaatattgggtgttatatctaagagatctttgcctaacccaaggtcataaatattttctcctagaagtTGCATAGTTTTAGGTTTAAAATTAGGCCTATGATcaattttgagctaatttttgtatatggtgtgagatgtGGATTGAAAttcgttttttggttttttggggtttttttttgttgttgttcttttgtttgtttgttttttgcatatAGATATCCAGTTGTTTTAGCACCATTTGGTAAAAATGACTATCATTTCTCCATGGAATTGGCTTTTCatctttgtcaaaactcagttgTCCTtgtatatgtgggtttatttctggactccttATTCTATTCCaatgatctatttgtctatctttgtgCGCATACCACATTACCTAGACTGGATTTTAAGTTTCTTCAAGATAGGAACCATGTTTTGCATATCTTTTTGTCCAACCAACCTTATCAGTCTGCTACTTTGAGTACCTATATTTATTGTATTGAAAAAACAGAAACTTTACAACAACCACTGTAACAAGAAAATGTGGAGTTGAAATCACAATTTTAAGAgtatttaatgttttgttttgtttttttttaaagattttatttatttattcgacagagatagagacagccagcgagagagggaacacaagcagggggagtgggagaggaagaagcaggctcacagcagaggagcctgacgtggggctcgatcccacaaagctgggatcacgccctgagccgaaggcagacgcttaaccgctgtgccacccaggcgccccaagagtatTTAATGTTTTGAAATGTCTCTATGTCTGCCATGGCTCCCtatacattaaacatttttttcaaaactaattttaattatatatatatgtatgtatattctatatatgtatattctatatatattcattcatatatatatatataatatgtatattctatatatattcattcatatatatatatatatattatatatatatatatgaatgaatgcgtttcctttttaaaattaaagccaTGGGgaggtgcctagctggctcagtcaaaacagcatgtgactcttgatcttggagttatGAGTTCGAatcccacgttgggtatagagattaccaaaaaaaataaacttaaaaaaaattaaagccaaaatCCCTTTGATGATTCTCCCAGGTCTTTCACCCATGCAGTCTTTGCTTGCTGTGCGTCCTTCTGGACCCTTTTCTAATGTACTTTCGcaagtatttatattttccaCTGGGTTGAGATAATTATTCTTTATGTTACTTTAACCTTTATCTCCTACTTTCCAGCACTGTATCCCTTTGTACTACATTCTGAGAGGCTTTGATGTTCCAGTTAACTATTGTCctctttatctgtcttttttctgcttttcaattCATATATCTAACCCCCcccacattatatttttatttctaagatggCTAAAGCCATTTTTCATGGTTGCTCTTATTCTAAAACTGTTCTTGTTTTATGGATATCacattttctctgaatattttaattatacttaaCTTGGAAGTTTACTGTGACTGCTTTATGAGCTCTGCTTCTTCAGATGTATGTTCTGGTATATGGATATTAGacttttggggaaatgtctgGAGGGAAGAAGTTAACTGCTTCCAGCTGTTGAACTCCACGCCCTGTAGTGAGAGTTAGGGAAGGGCAGAGCCCATGGAGAGTGGTAGTGTGAGTGCCCCCTCTTCCTGCTGGGCATCCTGAGCCCCTGGAGCACTGCCTTCCCCCTCATACCCAAACCCCTGGTCATTGCTTCTACCTGGAAGTGTGtactgggtgggtgggtggcagtAGTGCACAGAGCTTACCTGCTGGCTTTTCTCATTATGATTCTCCAAATAACAACCCTGTTGGTTGTCTTCATGTCCCTTCCTGTTTGGGCTGCCAGCAGTTCTACCTTCTGCAGCAGAACCCTACCATTCCTAGTCAAAGGCTGCAGGTTCCCTCTTCAATCTGACCTTTGTGTTTCTTAGGGATTTCTCTGTAATCTGTCAACtttgagggtttttgttgttgttttaagctcagatatttatgtttatttgttcatctatttatttatggtttataccttttctgttatttttaggGATTCACTGTGGGAGGGGAAGATTGTGACATATTACCagcctgaaaattttaaaacacgaagccctgttctcttttttaatttatgccCTGCTTTTGCTAAGATTGACTGTGAGTGAGTAGCATATAATGactgatgaagaagaagaaagctggtGACTTTCTTGGGCGCTTTCCTTCCACATTATTGCTTCTATAGTATCTCATCTGCGGATTGTTGGATTGAGTTAAGTTGAACTGGAAAAGTGTGTGGGTAGGGTGAGAGTAAAGTGCTGCTTCTAGTGGAGTAGCCGCTGTGCACACGTGTACCTGCTTACTTTTTCTCTATTCAGTTGTTGCTTTACCTGAAATTTGTGTGTTTACCGAACCCTACTGCAAATTCAAACATCAAAATATTATACATAGGAATGAAATTCACTAAGATATTATCAAGTAGTAATATGTGCTTTAGACAATTATAGAGAGTTGGAAAAATTTACTAGTTGTagtaagggaagaaagaattGCTTTCCAGTCACTATTGAATTCGACTGGGACCAGGGactgagaaaaatatataacaggGGTTgtcagaaggaaacaaaaaagaaattcatgtacattggacatatgttttcatttcttttttttttttttaaagattttatttatttatttgacagagatagagacagccagcgagagagggaacacaagcagggggagtgggagaggaagaagcaggctcatagcagaggagcctgatgtggggctcgatcccataacgccgggattatgccctgagctgaaggcagacgcttaacgactgcgccacccaggcgcccctatgttttcatttctttgaatatattcctagaagtggaattgctgggtcctatggtgACTCAGTGTTTAACCTTCTGAGGACCTGCCGAACTGTTGAAAGCACATCACATTTCATGTTCTTTACCAGTAGTGGATGAGGGTTCTAATTACTCCATagcctcaccaatacttgttattgttTGTCTTTTGATTATAACCATCCCAgtgggtgtgaggtggcatcatattgtggttttgattagtatTTCTTGCATGGCTAATGATGCACTgttccatgtgcttattggctatttttgtatcttctttggagaaatgtctctttagATCcgttgcccattttttttttattaggttgtctttattattgaattgtaagagtgctttatatattctggatactagtccCTTATCACATATGtgatttgcagatgttttctcccattctgtgggttgtcttcacTTCCTTTATAGTGCCCTTTGAAGCaccaatgttttaaattttggtgaagtccaaaATTGTTTGTTTGAGGCATAACTCAAATGAACAAGCATCTCTTTAGGGCATAGAGACTCTGATGATCTGGACAAAGAAGACACTGCTTTGGAATGCTAAGactggattttttccccttcatactCTGttccaggaaagctctccttttcACACTCCAGATTTGCTGCTTGTGGTATGGAGTTGTACAAGTTTTCTGGCCCTCTGGAATGGTGTGATGGGTCGCAAAACAGCATTTTTCAGTGTTCTGGACTTACTAAAAGGCCCCTTAATGAGTGGAGTGAGGTAGTTAGCAGTCTCCATATTTGGAAGAGTGGCATTGTCTGCGAACATAAATCACATCTGAGGTGGAAGTGAAACTTCTCTAATTAACCACTGTGAAAGCAACTCACTCTCATTCTTGTTTTGTGGTTTCTCCAGTTCTGGACTTCAGCGATCCCTTCAGCACTGAGGTGAAGCCCAGAATCCTGCTCATGGGCCTGAGGAGAAGTGGCAAGTCATCTATTCAGAAAGTTGTCTTTCACAAAATGTCTCCCAACGAAACGCTGTTCTTGGAAAGCACCAACAAGATCTGTCGGGAAGACGTGTCCAATAGCTCCTTTGTTAACTTCCAGATTTGGGACTTCCCAGGACAGATTGACTTTTTTGACCCGACGTTTGACTATGAGATGATCTTCCGGGGAACAGGAGCGCTGATATTTGTCATCGACTCCCAGGTAAAGTTCAGTCTTGGGGTGCATGGGACTGCAGCCCCGCCCCCCAAGAGGCAGTCCCTCCCCTGTGTTCAAACCAGTTCTTTTGGTgatggttttggtttggtttttagaaTCAGGAATAGCCCTTTTTACCAAACAAACGTTTCTCAGTGGGGGCTCTCAGGGTTGCAAAGGGGAAAAGGCTCCGTCTGTGGAACCCTAACCAATGAGCAGTGAGCTCCGTCAGGGAGTTATGTATGGCCCCAAACCTCACAGATGGAGGGGCCACCATTCAGGCCAAGGATGGCAACGACGCCTCCCCTGCCCCCGATATTCTTGGCAGACATCTGTAAGACGGCACGGGTTCTCTGcaacaaaatgtatatataagtctgcgttttaaaatgtttactcttTCCTAGGAAGATAAAGTTCTAAGTGTGAAGTTTTTCTTTCGAATtaaattattgtaattattactAGTACACAATTGATTGACAGCATaactattatgtattttataggTATCTATTaagtataaaaactaaaattttgatTGGTAAGTATATCTCTTAAGACGATGGGTATTTTTCCACTTAATTCGTATCCATGCTTGAATAAGACAGGATTTGGCATCAATTCCATTTTTGATTGAGTTCATGTAAGCGCTGAGAAACCTTGTTTACATAAATAAGTAGATGAATATGGGGTGAGTTTTGTTATAGCATTCGTTTGATTATTTAAATGCTTTCCAAGTTATAGTCTCTCAATTGCCCAGTTTTCTATCACAAAGGATTGTTTTTAGTAGTTTATCAGTAGACATCCTGATGGGCCTTCCTTTAACTTTGCTGAAAGCAAAGACTTGGGGACCCCCTGACTGGTGACTTTGTACCCAGGAATTAGTTATTCACTTTATTAGTATTCAAACTAGTCTTCTGAATTGCCTCTTTGGTACTCTGGGCCTTTCTCCTGGGAAGTGGGAGCCAGAAGTTAAAGGCGACgagggggaagggaagcagcGGCAGGTGCATATCAGGCATGCTGGTCTTAGGAAAGAGTCCAGGGAACAGAACTGGGACAATGAGGCTCTTCAAACTCTCCGTGTCCAGGCGCTCTTAGAAAGTGTTCTGGAAGCATAGCCTAGCCTGAAGGCTCTCCCAAGGGCTTTCACAGCTGTGGGGGATACATGGCAGTAAGTCCTTCCAGGAGTGCACTAAACCAACTCTAAGTTCAGGGCATGATATTTCCCTGCAGCTGGACCTGCAGTCAGACAGATGGGCCGAGCACACCTGCCCCTTCCAGGAGTGCCGATGGAGTTAGGGAGGAAGGGATATGTAAACTCTTAGTAATAATGGTTCTGAGCCCGCTGTTGGAAAACCCGTTCTCTAAGACTGCTCATGCCTGAGAGCATCATGAATTCATTCAGGGAACTAGGTGCCTGTttaatataataatgaaattttcAACTAAGCCTTTTAGTTCCAAGTGATTGCACTGTGTACTTCTAGTATAGCTGTGGGAGTGTGGCCATCTGGTAGGAGGGGCTCTTCTTGCCTTTTTGGTGGTGGTGCACAGGGGAGAGACTTCAGATTCCGGTGCGCGATCTGTCAGCAGCAgtgcctcccttcccctgggcCCATCTGGAGATGCACGCTTGTAGACACCTGCAGCAGGTCCAAGCCCTGCTGTCAGTCGCTGCTTTCCTGGCTGTCCCACTTGTACTGACCTGTTTTCTGGCCCATCTGTGGCCTTGGCAGTAGCCCCTGTCTTCCTGCCTCGGTCTGCCAACCCCATAAATTAGGGAGCTCGAGCACGCAGGAGCGGCCGGTTGTGTGCGCGCTGCCGCATGGGGGGCGAGCTCTTGGCTACGTCCCACTCATCTGTCTCTTCTAAGCTCCAGTTTTTTCCCTAAGTGACTCCACTGCTGTTGCTGTAGTTGTTGAACGAGGTAGCCCTACCCCTGGGTAGATTCCAGTCAGATGACTCATCTTTTCAAGACAGTGGCTTAGTAAGTACTCACCTCAATACCACGTTGTGCTCGTGTAGCAACCGGCATTTCTAGGATTCAGATGTCCATCGCAACGCTATCCTAGGTGTTTGCACTGTGGCTATAATGTGGCTAAAATAGGTTCGCTTGCTTATTTTTAAGTTGCAactgtaattttgttttaattttacctGAACATGAAAAGTGGCCCTTCAATTTGGGTTGgtaaatgtgtgttttcttttcttttgtttcttgtggtggtggtggtggtgttgttttCCCCTAGCTGTAGGGCAGAGAAAAGTATAAGAATGTTTgagaaatttgtctttttaagtttCCACTTTTAAAAAGGTAGGAACAACATTGTTGAGAGCTATCCTTTACTAAAAGGAAGGAATAATGGAATAAGCTGTTTCAGAGTCTGTGTGACCTATACTTTTGTACTGGAAGCAGACTGTAAAGCCATGTTTTCAGGAACTTTTATATGATGTGATTACAAGCACTGAAAAGGAAAGCAAACTTCAGGCAGTCTTGGCAGGCACTTCAACGTCGTTGCCTTTATTTCTCAACAGGGCTCCGTTGGTCTGACgcctgatatttttattttttccttgtgaattCCTCACAATCACAGGATTGCCAGATAAATATATCCCCAAGGAGAAAATGTGTCCTCACAGAATGTTGTAGGATGAAAGAGCATGGAAGCATCCAGAGTGATTTCCTGTGAGCTAACAGTATGACACCGCCAGCCCCCCAGGCAGAGCCCACACAACATGTCCCACACCTCCAGGGCCACCCTTGGCCCCCGAAGCCATGTCACACGTGCCTTAGGATCCAAAATGGAGTGTTGACTTCATCTACATTGGTGATTGTTGACCTGCCTGTAATTCCTAGATCTAATTTTGGGATAGGAACTAAGGCGGTgtgtttttcctgtatttttatctGTTGTAGAAGATGGTAACAAACACAGTGGGAAAAATCAGTCACCCTCCCTCTGTTCTAATAaaccaagtatttttttctttcagatgttATTTTTCGTCCTCGTAGGTATGGGCCACTTCGTCACTTAGTTGGTAATCAGATCATTTTATATGCCTGGCAGGGAAGTTACAGTAACAACTTCTAATCTTTTGATATTATGATACTCTCTTGACATTGGCTAGTTTTGCTCATAGACATGTCCCCTTAACTCCCCTCTACAGTTAAAGacataaacaataataatttttgaGGTATAACTTATATACAGTAAAGTGCATTCATCGTGAGTGTCTAGTTCAGTGAGTCTGACAAACGCGTATAACTTGTAACCACTTCacagtcaagatatagaatatttctacCTCCCGAAAAGCTTCCTTTGTTGTCCTTTCTCAGACAGCCTCCCCCTGAATTTCAAGACAATGTAAATGAATTCTGTATGTAGTTTAGGGATACATATGTATGTAGTAACGTATAAAGAGATGACTGAGAATAAACACTAAACTCAGGATAGTGGATACCTCTGGaggtggggggtagagggatggggtgggctgggaggatggggagagacACATGGGGCGTCAGTGTctactgtttgatttttttttttaagtttatgtatttaattaatctctacacccaatgtggggctcaaactcacgacctcATGCTcagggcgcccggctggctcactTGATAgaacatgcagctcttgatctcacagttgtgagtttgagccccatgttgggtgcacagcttacttaaaaaaaaaaaataaagagttgtaTGGTCCTCCAACcaaggcagccaggcacccctactatttgatttcttaaacagggaGATGCCTACGCAGATGTTcatcatatttatataaaagtgTCATTTgtaggaagcagaaaaaaatagtatTGCGCTATTTGGGTCAGTTACTCTAgatcagaggtcagcaaactgtTTCCGTAGGGGGCTAGATGGTAAGTGTTCTAAGCTTTGCAGGCTGTCTGTACCGTCTCCGAGGAGTTTGCCACTGCaccacaaaagcagccacagacactATGTAAATAGGTGAGTGTGGCTgggctccaataaaactttacttataaACAACACACAGTGAGTCCAATTTGGCCCTCAGGCCGtggtttgctgacctctgctctAGACCAGTGCTCTTATCTTTcctcctggctccttccccatcctcccaGCAACCGAGATCACGTTTCCATCTCTAACTGTTCATCACAGTTCACCCAGGGACTCAAGAATCTGGGAAGAACAGTATCCCAGGGAAGGTCCTAGGTGGTAGGGGGTCATTTTGAATTCATAAAGCTGCAGTGCCGATCTTAAAGACGGTCATCAAGCTACATCATAACAGCCTACAGCTGGGTTTTTCCTGCCtgcctttttcatctctttgttaaTGAAACTTCAGTTTTCAAACTTGAATTCCATGAAACCAGCTTTTATTTGGgcttttgcaaaatattttggaGGATTGTACCCACATGGTTTCCAAATTAGGGgtgtatatgaaagaaaaaagtaactgaAGTAAGGTGATGGGTAGATTAACTTGAATGGGGGGTCATTTCATGATGTACCCGCACATCAGAACATCATACTGTGCACCTTAAATGTACCCATCGTTTATTTGTCGATCAGACctcagtaaaatgggaagaagagtgTTGGTGGAAGGCAGCTTGGAAGGGTTTGGCCTCCCCTGACAGGAGTGTGCCTTTGTTCCCAGGACGATTACATGGAAGCTTTggccaggctccatctcaccgTGACCAGGGCCTACAAAGTGAACACTGACATCAACTTCGAGGTGTTTATTCATAAAGTGGATGGTCTGTCAGATGACCACAAAATTGAAACCCAAAGAGATATTCATCAGAGGGCAAACGATGACCTTGCAGATGCTGGGTTAGAAAAAATTCACCTCAGGTGAGAACAGAAACCCTTCCGGGATCACAGTAATCAACAGAAAAAAGCAGGTGTGGAGTCCAAAGTCAGCACGGGCAGTTTGGTGTTCACCTGTTTACCCTATTTGTGCTGTACACATTGGGACAGTATTTGGGAAAAGCAAGCTTTGCATGTgctaattctaatttttttttttttaagattttatttattcatttgacagagagagagacagccagcgagagagggaacacaagcagggggagtgggagaggaagaagcaggctcccagtggaggagcctgacgtggggcttgatcccagaacgccaggatcacgccctgagctgaaggcagacgcttatcgactgagccacccaggcgcccctgtttttgttttttaaacaaatggtcaAAGCTAATGTTTTCCCCACatatgaaaaacataaaactcaAGAACATAATCCAGGAAGTTAATATGCTGAAGTTTAGAATTCTTGATAAATATGATAGTATTTATAGTCACAAGTAAAAGAGAATTCTGAAGATAATTCAAGTAGAAATACAGGGGAAAACCACTTCTCtatcagttgttgttgttgttgtttaagattttatttttaagtaatctctccacccaacatggggctcgaacttacaaccccaagatcaagagtggcattcTCCActggctaagccagccaggtgcccctctatcaGTTTTTTATGGGGAAGTGTATGCATCATTCGATTTGcaaattggaaaatgaaaatattagatGCTTCAATACCAGTAACATAGCCATTACTAACCTAACAGGAGTGGGTAGAGATGACCTggtgtggattctttttttttttttaagattttatttatttatttgacagagagagggacagccagtgagagaaggaacacaagcaaggggagtgggagaggaagaggcaggctcccagcggaggagcctgatgtggggctcgatcccagaacgccgggatcacgccctgagccgaaggcagacgcttaacgactgcaccacccaggcgccccgacctgGAGTGGATTCTTTTGCAGAATGTGAGGAAGCTCGTATGGGCACATACCACTGCATTTTTAAGCTTTCCAGGCCAGCCAGTCAGTAGATGAGAATGGGCACAATTCATGCTTTTTGAGCTGGGGAGGAATGGCTTGCAAAGACACGTTCATTTTTTGTGGAGGTCATTTTGAATTCTGAAGGGGGCTAGAAAGTGTGCGTAGGGATGGTAGGTACAGACGGCCGGGCACGGGTGTTGTGACAGCCTAAGCAATCTGTTCCCCAGTCCGAAGGAAAATGTGACGaaatactgttttctctttcagctTCTATTTGACGAGCATATATGATCATTCAATATTTGAAGCTTTTAGCAAAGTGGTTCAGAAACTGATTCCACAGCTCCCCACCCTGGAGAATTTGCTAAACATCTTTATCTCAGTAAGTAAATAATATCCTCCCGGTAGAATCATTTGCAGAATTTTAGAATAACCTTGCAAGCGTGAAAACAGTCTTACTTCTGCTCGCTCTTACTGCATTGCAAGGTCACTGAAGGATTATTCTGGAAGATTGCTCCTACAtgctgttttatgttttttaagatttcactccCCAAACTATTCCTGTACTGCCCTGATATAATTAGAGTGTTTATTAAAGTTGTAGGCAATCATTCAATGTTGCTAGAGCCCTACGAGATGTAGGAAGCATTAAGGCTGGTTGTGGCGATAAAATATAGCCCATGGAATAGTTTTTATATGTTTCACACTGTGGATGATGTGCTGGCTGAATGAGTCCTATAAACCGTCCGCTCTAGGCAAGCTCTGCTGTTGACTCGAGTCAGACGTCTTGGTTGTACTCATATTTACTCTATCACTCCACAGTTTGGagtttgtttagatttttaaaatttattttattttaagatttacagTCAGTAAAATTAGTGTTTTTACTTGCCTTTTCCTAACTGCAGGTACATCTCTAAGAGCCAGGAAACACTGCCCAATTTGTTTACCTACAATagataatttatgaaaaataagaatttcccATTTCTTATGCAAATCCATTGTAAAGGTTTATGTGAAGTTTAAAttgtaataaaatagaacaaaacttttagttaattgatttttgttcattcatattttacattgaggatggcatgtaatttttttttatatggtgaTGACATGTTCTAAAATCAGCTGTCCCTTTAAGATAGCATCTTCTTTTTGTTTCAGAATTCTGGAATTGAAAAGGCATTTCTCTTTGATGTGGTCAGTAAAATTTATATTGCAACTGATAGTACCCCAGTGGATATGCAAACCTATGAGCTCTGCTGTGATATGATCGATGTGGTTATCGACATCTCTTGTATTTATGGGTAAGTAAAATATTCTTTAAGGGTACAAACAAGCCATACTTCAGATTAGAAGATGAAACCTTGCATAACC
The DNA window shown above is from Ursus arctos isolate Adak ecotype North America unplaced genomic scaffold, UrsArc2.0 scaffold_13, whole genome shotgun sequence and carries:
- the RRAGD gene encoding ras-related GTP-binding protein D, producing the protein MSQVLGKPQPEDEDDDEEDELVGLADYADGPDSSDADPDSGAEEGVLDFSDPFSTEVKPRILLMGLRRSGKSSIQKVVFHKMSPNETLFLESTNKICREDVSNSSFVNFQIWDFPGQIDFFDPTFDYEMIFRGTGALIFVIDSQDDYMEALARLHLTVTRAYKVNTDINFEVFIHKVDGLSDDHKIETQRDIHQRANDDLADAGLEKIHLSFYLTSIYDHSIFEAFSKVVQKLIPQLPTLENLLNIFISNSGIEKAFLFDVVSKIYIATDSTPVDMQTYELCCDMIDVVIDISCIYGLKEDGAGTPYDKESTAIIKLNNTTVLYLKEVTKFLALVCFVREESFERKGLIDYNFHCFRKAIHEVFEVRMRMVKSRKVQNRLQKKKGATPNGTPNVLLQ